Below is a genomic region from Ciona intestinalis chromosome 14, KH, whole genome shotgun sequence.
ATCCTCCCAAAATAAGTCGTTTCCCGGCCACGCgacgataaaataagttacatccattcatacacacagaacagccgtgtttgtaacgacagtcgctagaataaaacaagttatattcattatatttaacactttACCTAATGTATACGCAGCTATGAGCGATCTGACGAAGGCGGAATTCCGACACTGCGTGAATGGCTGGAAAAAGATGACAATAAAAAAGTGAACGAGTTAACCCAGCTGAACCAATGTaccaaaatgaaaaaagaatTTTCAATCAGTGCTGCTAATGAGTGTTCAACCAGTGCTGAAGACGCCCCTATTATAAACTCATCATTCGGTACAGTGAAGAAATCAATACTACATTCTAGCTTCGGTTTTCTGTTCGAATGGACAACAGCTTATGCGCCAGGCAGAatacctttttatattttgctaaGTGCCATGGCGTGTTCCACTACTGCATCTGCAGTTGCTCTGTTCGTGAATCAACAAGAGTCTTGGTGGTATATTAGCATTGTCATCACCCTGAGTGTTATTGCGTTTTTGCTTATTGCCACTCTACGCTGCTTCGTGCAAGATGACACCATACGTACATTTAAGGTAACAGtgtgtgaataaataaatatattcagGTGGGGGtggatgggacacattttcattctatttctcgtcccatttggtaaacaaCAGAGAACATTcgatgaaatataaaactgcatcctaacgactcccacagaccgttgttaattgtttaaaacacgattaggatgtttggatatttttcTATCTTGCCACATAGGACTATAACGTATATATCCTTGTGTGGCTAGACAacaacagccgttataacacaaagtATTCTGTTGCACACAGTGCCGGTATATACGTTTAAATTCTCTTATACGCTTATCTAAAATCACCCCTTAaataaggtggctgtacacagtatccggcatgcgaattcgcttgcaaAGTCGTATATGCAAActcattaccgagttccgcatgcggcagcgaaatcctggcaaaacggacgaattccggatactgtgtacagccactttTATTAAGATTTTCTTGGTGTATACCATATTTTATAGTAATATACAACGTACAGTTTTTTTacgtatttaaaacacaagttacCTTACAGGTACCGTGTGTCCCGTTCGTTCCATTCTGTAGCATTGTCATCAATATCATTCTAATGTTAAAACTGAAGTCCCTTACATGGATCCGCATGGCAGTTTGGATGGCAATAGGTAATATAGTGTATactgaatattttaatataaaaatctgCACTTCGTGTGTCTTATATAAATAGACGGTATAATGTTAACAAATATCGTAACGCCGTTGGTACTAATTGGGGCGCTAGAAACGATAGGTACCGAATcccacacaaagttacattcgaagtaactcgtaagcaggcactaTATGGGTATATGAAACGAACACCCaagttaaaacgactgtcattgaCCCGCCAAgtacttaatatttaaacaaaacaaaaactctTATCTGTGCTTGGCCGATATAGGATGTACCTTCTATACTGCTGCTTTTTCTTAACTGTAAAACACCCTGTTGAGCTGCAGATCTAGCAGCGCCGTGCAGTAGTGCGTAGCGGCgtgttttgtactttttgcTGATTGCTGATGTATGCGGCGTCTTTTCAAATTACGCCCGAGGTTTAAATTTACGCTCGAGgttttgtacaaaacacaATGTTCAAATGTAACTGGTTACCGACTGcagttttgctgctaattcgcTTCTattcgctgttttaattataattcatCTGATCTTCTTTATACTGTATTCGAACAGATCAATACAATTTGtgctatgtttatatatgaatgaaaatgatatatagtagggtgaggtaagatgggacatctttagcgcataatgttcaaatatcttgtgttttaaacaattaacagcggtctgtggaagtcgtgaggatacggttttatatttctctgaactttctttgtttactacctaatagGACGAAATAATATACTtggaaaaagtgtcctatctccccccaccatactatatggAATATCCAATTATAGTAATAACTTGATTAATGTTTTTCTTACAGGTTTGATCATCTATGCAGCTTATGGATATCGAAACAGTAAAGCTGGAAAAAGGGGGCATGAAATGTGATGCAAATGATTGTTTTACATCATATTTGCTGAAGTATACAACTCATAAACCGACGCATTTGGCTTATGCATATGAACAAAATTGGGCATTGAAAAAAGCACTCAAAATATGAAAGTTTTCACATGGATACTGTCTGTCTATGAAGAGATATCCATAATCTCTGAAGATAAACGAATATTTAAAAGCACATGTCGATAATTTGACAAATaaatggaaacaaaatttttcatttgGACCAAATTATCAGTTACAAAAAATACCAATTAATTCTACATTTCGATCATTGATTTATGTAAAACGGCAGccttctatttatttattgcatttattCTGTTGCTACTTAAGTgtcaaaatacatatatattcagTTCTAAATTTTCGAAAAATAAAcctgaaaaaatgtttggtgaGCCCTTTTTCCGAAACAGCTTTAATTTGATATGACGGCACTTGAATGCTTGCTGTGCGAAAAACTGTACAGAAAGTAGATAAGTAGACCTGGAGAGTACATATTATGCTTATTATATTAAtgaagttaaaacaaacatgtaataaataaatgaataataacttctattctatataggtgagggcCCCAGCGTGGCATGCCATTGGTCCtatataggatttaggccagggttggcgTTATTTATATGCAAAATTAACCCTGTAATCggtataacactggtgttctgttgcatacgCCCCAtgtcagcttatgagttacctatagtatgcaactttgtaagtatttattttttggggaatttttcacttttttaatttgtggctgataatttggatgacccgttagtgaccactgggttggagcaattgtcgttagtgtgtcttgcctaaggtcACATAACAAGCCCAACCCATTTTCAGGCGGGGGCTATATAAATCAGAGTGCAGAGGGCCGGATAACTCTTTAGAATTCAAATTCTAACTTACCAAGTACATTCCATATACCGAACCGCACCCAGGTCATAACATGAAGATTCAACATAAGCCATAGATTGATAACGATACTTAAGAAAGGTATGAATGGCACGAACGGGACCTGAGTATAAGAGAAAATGACAGTACGTTATATTTAAACCGTGGAGCAAACACTTTGAAAACGAAAcacacaaaacttttaaaactttgaataaattcaataaaaaaacacagaacttTTGATCAGCGCGCAAGTTTGCAACCAAGAGGTgactggttcaaggctcgtcgctgctaccgttaTGAGCGAATGTCTACtggggcaagacacttaacgaaaaGTACTACAACCCAGTAAACACTAATAGGTTGTATAAaatcagccatacacaaaaacaaaactaaaaattccttccaaaatcacctacaaagtttaatacatggtaactcataagcagacacgaggtgtatgaaacggaacacccgtgttataacactatcgttgccccgccacgagagggtaaataagttacattcattcactcatacTTTCATATACTTACCTTGAACCCACTTCCTtgggtgttttgttcaaaCGTGAGAATAAAACACAAGCTTAGCAGAGTACACGTTACTAAGATGATAGAGATAATAATGAACCACCAGGTTTCTGaataacgactcccatacgtTAAAAGAAACATCTCCCCAGATATGAAGGCAATTGCAACAATCAAACTGTAAAAAACTACTTGGCCAGGACGGTATTTTTGAGTCCACTTAAAATATGATCCGAACTTGGATATTAGAATTGACTCTTTCACTAATCCAGCTTCGTGGTCGTTTTTTAAGCCTTCTAAGAGCAAATTCTCCTCTTCAAAATTGCTCAACctggaaaaatataatatatttagtaggttggggtgagGTACTTGTCCATATTTTCATCatcttttatcgtcccgtttggtagaaaaccaaaaatattcacagaatATCAACCCGTAGCCACACGGCTCTTTTTCAAGAAATAGCTACGGctctttattatatattttcttcaCCGTCTCGGGTTAAATTTAGAACACAATATTtaagttaatgtttttttgcaaagtttaTTCTAACCTAAAATTCATTTGCCACTCACCTTTGGTTTTCATACGGCTCATAACGTAGCCGAATCACACATATGGACACGAAAGTACAAGCAAAGAGTTGTCCGATCGCAAGAAATTCCACCAACTGAGAAACGCTGAAGAATATATCAAGCAGAATGACCAAACTCCCACAAACAATAGTGCCAAAAACTGGTACCtgtatataaaaagtaaaattatcgCATTCTTTACATTATTTATGAAATACAACTGGTACCTAAGAACGTGTGTTTATAAATGAAAGAATACATATTCCTTTTTTATCCTTATGttgcgggacaacgacagacggtataacacgggtgtactgtttcatacacctcgcgtgcccgcttaccgttaccgcgtatgtaactttgtaggtattTATTTAGTGCAGTGGGGTCATTCATTTGTtaaatggctgacaatttagacaacccataagtgaacattgggttggagcaactgccgttaatTGACTTGCACAAAAGCAAACACACCCACAATGTTGGCTGTAGATTCAATTTTAGTGTTTCCGTTCCGTTTTAGCACTATGTATAAATTATATGATACTGTACCTTTACAACAAGAACTGCAGTCATTATTCACCTTTGTCCTTTCGTTAACTTTATGAAATATTGGCCACAATAACCCATCTCTTGCCATTGCAAACAAATAGCGTGGCACGACAATGAAAATAGCAATCGTGCTCGTGAATACGGACGTTGCGAGTCCAATAAACACGATGTACACGGCCCAGTTTAAACCCTTTTGCTGGAAAGCGTTCGTGAAAGGAGCTGTCACGGATATTTTGTTCCACGGAACCATCAGTGTTATTGCAATAGATGTAAGCACGTATAGGACAGTTATTATTGAAAGGGATATAAGAAGAGCCAGCGGGACAtctctaaaaacaaaacatacagtatagtttgaggtaagatggtcacagttttcatttttatcgtttcatttggtaatGAACAAAACATACATGTTACTTGGTACACAACTCAAAACGTATTTAGCGTCTAGGTCTGATAAAGAGAATTTATAAGAGTATAACTATGTACACACTATACCAACATTGCCGGCGCCGTGGAAAAGTGGTTATAGCCGCCTGTCTCTATAGCCCAGAGtatacgggttcgaggcttaaTAATGTTAGTGCCATTGTAGCCGTTTTTGtttccttaggcaagacactaaactgcaattgctccaaccctatGGTTCCTTACGGTTTGTCCTTATTGTCAGCAACACATAAATTCCCccaaataatcaccaacaaagtgaCATACACGTAAtatggtaagctggcacaaagtgtataaatcagaacacccgtgcaaatacgactgtcgttgcccgaaTCATGtgagtataaataagttcatttgttcatttatttgtacCTGCCCGGGTTAATAGATTCTTCAGTTGTGGATGCGACGACTTCGTAGCCAACGTatgagaaaattaaaactgccGTTCCGCTAAGAACACCAGAAAACCCGTAAGGAAAAAATCCACCTTTTACTTCGGTCCAGTTGCGTATGTCTGCGTAATGCAGTCCGGCGCCTATGgagaatgtgaatgaatgaatgaatgaatttaacttatttaccctcgcgtggcgggacaaggacagtccttataacacgaatgttctgtttcacacacctcgtgcccgcttacgagttaccacgtatctaCTTTGgctgggtgaatatttttgtacTTTACGATTAAAGagatttatatagtagggtaggggaagatcggacacctttagcacataatatccaaatatcctgatagtattttaaacagttaacaacggtctttgggagtcgaggggatgcggtttt
It encodes:
- the LOC100183645 gene encoding cationic amino acid transporter 4-like is translated as MKQLKSLLHKFGTALVRKKSFSTEVSTDQLRRCLRLFDVTALSLGAMLGVGIYVTTGTVIHNTSGPSVIISYLLAGIASGLSAVCYAELCARIPATGSAYQFTYFTLGEIWGFLVGWNVAFEHAVGAASGGRALAEVIDEFSNHTIRNYMEKHVPLPGGILASYPDFIGTAFMILCVGLVASGIKSSSTGNIVLGSINIFVILFIICAGLHYADIRNWTEVKGGFFPYGFSGVLSGTAVLIFSYVGYEVVASTTEESINPGRDVPLALLISLSIITVLYVLTSIAITLMVPWNKISVTAPFTNAFQQKGLNWAVYIVFIGLATSVFTSTIAIFIVVPRYLFAMARDGLLWPIFHKVNERTKVPVFGTIVCGSLVILLDIFFSVSQLVEFLAIGQLFACTFVSICVIRLRYEPYENQRLSNFEEENLLLEGLKNDHEAGLVKESILISKFGSYFKWTQKYRPGQVVFYSLIVAIAFISGEMFLLTYGSRYSETWWFIIISIILVTCTLLSLCFILTFEQNTQGSGFKVPFVPFIPFLSIVINLWLMLNLHVMTWVRFGIWNVLGLLIYFLYSFSHSKHSSAVISN